ACATTTCCAAAGCATTTGACAGAGTTTGGCACGGTGGACTACTATTAAAGCTTTCATCGTTGGGTATCAAACACGAACTTCTAAACTGGTTCAATACCTATCTCTCACACCGAAAACAACGCGCCCTCTATGCGAACTCTGCTTCATGGTAAAACATCTCAGCAGGTGTTCCCCAAGGTTTGATTCTCCTATAATAATTCAGACGACTTTGTTTGGTTCCTGCTAAGAGAAGCTTTAAAAGAGGACAACGTGGGAGATTGTTGCAAGTCAGGCGTAAGGGAATTCCACTCACGTATAGCTGTTGGGAGGAATGAGCATCGATATGATTCACTACTTGCGTAAATAAGAGGTACTGAGTCGTTATTTCTAAGGTCATAGCGGTTTTGAGGGTGGAGTGAAATGAGATTTGAGAGGTATTCTGGACATAGCCTGTGTTTCATTTTGTAGAAGAGAATAAGTCTGTGTTTCTGCCTCCTTTTTGAAAGAGTTTCCCATGTAAGATCGGTTAACAGGGAGttaatattacaatatttagtGGCATCGGTGCATATTCTTACTGCCTCATTTTGAACAGCTTCTAATTCTGCGAAAAAATCGTTGGAACAGTTACCCCAGACTGCGTCTCCATATTCGAGCAGCGGTCTGATAAAATGAATATATCTTTTTTTCAGGGTTGGACCTGAACAGTACGTATTTCAGAGACCTAATAATGCCGATACGTTACCAGGCTTTGATTATAGCTGCACATATATGTTGTTCAACTGTCGTTACTGGTACATTGTCCTTCCTTTTTGTGCCTCGTCTTCCCACTCAGTCTTAACTCTCTCCATGTTCTATCTTTCATATAtctaaaaaaaacacttcacCTCGCTCACAACCAATGTGAAAACGTTTTATCAATTGCCTTAACTGGTTACATGTGCTAACTTCTTTAACGCTCTAAAGACATCTATGGGGAAGTATTCATAAACGTTTTCAGTAACTTGTTTTTTTATCCATTATGGTATAAATGTATTTCACATGTCATTCTCAAActgtcattatattaataaatactgtgaaaataacaaattttcggaactactttttctatttttagattatcatatcaagatttactatgtattttttatgatcacgagtgaatttaaatcgaatccaaccaattttctttttatgttatgattttttttaccgtttaactggataatttcgctggatttatgacgtcattttgtgtatggaaatgtattgaggcacgccacgggagaaagagtaacttttcagcgaaagggaatcagctgttaatttttttcttgaaaaagcggcataaaagaaacagaaaatgtgttcatgtcagtgtaagatcgtttgttgtTAGCGTAGCCgcgagtgaaaatattatatttctatgatcactcgtgaaatatcaaacgatcttacactgacatgcaCAAATATCTTCTATgtcttaatttaaataaaaatagtatttctgttgtgggtttttttttattaaaaaagctAAAATGCATCCTAATTGGCTTAATAGGCAGTAAATAAGGAAGTCAGAATTGTCGTATACATGTGTTATTTCAAACTTAATGTGTTTTGATTAAGCGACATgcgcatgtacatgtatgctcaAGGAACTAATTACACATTTTCTTCCTTAAACACTTACAATGAACCGTTTTAAACAAAAACGGAATAGTTTTAACAGGGAAATTCGTTTATAATTTACCAATGATCTTAGAACTAAAATAGTCACGTGTTTTTCAGTCACGTGGTTTAAAATCCTACATCTCCGTGCTAAGTCGACGGATGAAGAGCACCGCCTCGCAGTTACTTTTCGGAGAAGAGATCCACCGGCATGACTCGAACCTCAGCCGGAACTCTTGCTCGAGGAGCCAACCCGACCTAACACAGCGTCTATCGTCTCGCGCATCAGACCTGGAACCTCGTTCCGGATTCATCTGCTATCTGGATACATCGTTGAAAACTGACGATATGAAAATAAGTAGTAACTCAGACCATTCCTTCTTAAATACTGAGTCAGAACGTAAAGGAATTCATTTTGACGAAACAGATAAAATCTCGTCACAAACGCTTAACTTCATTAATGCTGACAAACTAATTGAAGCTAATTTAACATCAGGATTTTGTGATGTAACATACGCGGATATAAGTGGGCCGAACAATAATAACCAATTGTGCCATTTAAATTATTCAACTGCAGACTCGTTGAAAGACGAATTGAACGAAAATTACAAGAAAACTGACCAATATTCGTCTTGTACAAATAGTCGAAATAATGACAATAAAACGGATGTAGTGTATGCTAAAGTAGACAAAGGTAGGGCACGGAATGCTTCACGCGCCTTGTACGCTTCGGTGGACATGTCAAAGAAAACTAGGAACTTTAAACCCCATAACTGTGATATTTGCAGACATAATTTAACGTAATTATAGCAATTAATGACACACTAAATgttgtctgttgttgttttttttcagtaaaaattACAGTTTTATCTTTAACTGAATATATTTGAAAGTACAATGTGGTATACTATCTCTGCGATAATACCAACCATTGCAAAACTAaactttttatcaatattaaatagTATATTCCTATCTCTCATAAAGAAGAGTGATGTACTCCTATTTATGTTAATCATTGATGTGTCGATATTGGTGATAACTAAGCCCATGTATTTAAATGACTCCGTAAACGTTTCGCTGTACAAGAATTGTATACGTCGACAAAAACAAGAAGGTTCAACAAACCAGGAAGTCATCAGCACGTAGGGTGTACTACGGTGGTATGAAggtgacataggaaatattttgtgACATAAGAACAATTTGATAAGTGATCTCTATTGCGTGCAACCGCGATATCTATGCTGTGAGCATGCGATTACTATGAAGTGCTCATGCGATTGCTATTATTTGTggacgcgatagctatgacgttaGAATACATATCAGATAAGCAATTATAAAATTTGGACGCTTCAGCCATGTTGCAAAATGTATAACATTCTTACAAGTTTCATCGGTCAGTTACTGCGCACGTCATGACTTTCGCGTGGGAATGCAATAGCTAGCGCTTGCGCAAGTCATAGCTATCGCGTACGCACGTTATAGAGAGAACTTCATCTTAAATTCCATTTGTCACCTTTATGGCACAATAGTGTACGTAATGACCCAATAACAATCGCGCCTTTAGCCCGTTTTATATAAGTACCTTTCCTCTGAACAACGAAACCTTGATATTTACAATATGTCCttattattaacaaaaacatttaaatacttcTCAAAGTGttaggttttttttaaatatgcgctAACTTTCAAGCTTCAGAAGGCTGTTAATATCACTAGCTCTATTGTGTTATCTATATCCTCTATTCGTCGTTAAATGAAGCACCATTTAACGTTAATTACACTTTATaggacacatttatgacaatCCATAAACAATACTGGCGACAAGGAAagaatatacatatatttgaaggaAGACGATATCTTAAGTTTAACAGAAAACGAACTTGAATAATTACAGTTGAAAAAGGCCTCGCGAATCtgcaaattatttaaacataaaacagttTCACTGAAAGCTGATACTATATCTTTGCAAAAATTTTACGAACATGTCCATACTTTAGCCTCATATTCTGACGATGTTACCGTAAACAACTACGAAAGCGACAGATTTGTACGACAGTTTGATGAGACAGAAAATCTTATTATCTCTTACCCGGATCTCGTGCAACCCATTTCCGCATAACACATTATTAAAGCGACACGGCGTCTGAATGAAAATAATGCAGCATATACGATACTTTAATTTGTGAATACTTAAAAGAAACAGTGCATGTTATATAGCCAAACTATGAGaactattatttaattatattccagataCTAAACGGTTTCCAAAGAGGTGGTCATCGGGAGTCATGATtccattttataaaatgtatagatGGTTCCTGCCCAAATGGGTGGCGGAAAACTACaacataccatgcctcgcccgttgtagttttccgcctccctgcCCAAATAGCTAAAGAGGCATCAAGTTTGCCAATGAGACTACAAACTGATATTAAGGAAGTTGTGGATAAAACGGAAAAGTACACGAAATTATAGAATAGTAAAAAATGGGTTTAAGAGAAACCACGACAATCAGGAAATAAAAACTTCTACATATGACTTTAATTACAAACTACACTTTGTATCATGATTTTCATATCAATTAGTTTAATACGTGCGTATTTAATGCATGGACATATCTACTAGTATATctaaaacataacacatatttGGTGCATCCACTGGGAGACATAACACAAGAGAAAGTATTTATTGCATCGGATATCAGGTCGCCTTCTCACTTAACATATTTTGCAACATTGAAATTATATTCACACCATATAATTGTATTcacaacaaactttaaaaaagcaacaatacaaacacacaacaaaataattaaagcaCCGGTTCATATTTATCTGTTGCTATATAGAATCAAGCAGTAACAAGCGTATTTAAATAACGAGTTTGTAACTGTTCAACCACCAGACAGAGAACAATTTATAACAAAagcaaaattacaaaaatatagcACAAAAAAACTACTTAATCCCTAATACATACGTTGTTATTCCCTAGTACATACTACAAGATATTTCCGAGTACACACTACGCTATTCCCTAGTACATACTACGTTATTCCCTAGTACATACTACTAGATATTTCCGAGTACACACTACGCTATTCCCTAGTAAATACTACTTTATTCCCTAGTACATACTACGCTATTCATCAGTACATACTACGCTATTAATACCTATAGAATGTACTTGTCTCCACTATTTTTCCttaaagtgtttattttgtttgctcCTGTTTATTTCTTACTAGCTGTTTATTAGTATTGTTTCTATCTTCTTGCTAATTGATTCTGTCTCCAAGTGTTAATTCATAGCCATCTTTCATTTCTTACTAAGCTTCCTTCGATCTCTCGGATTCGGTTCGAGGCACTTCGTTATAAATTCATCTGCCTCCACGCAATCAATCGGTCGTTTGCTGAAGACGGCCATGTTTCTTTGACCGAATAAATCTTCCCTTACCCCATGCCACAGATACACGCATATCACCCCCAGGCTGTACACATCCGACGCAGTGGTGGTCCGAGATGAATCTAATTTAACTTCTGGTGCGACAAAATGGTCGTCAATGGTTTCCTGATTGACGTTGGTgaataaattattatcattatattgcaatataaaattGTCGTTATATTCGAAATTCAATTAATACATTATGTATGAAATTCAATTAATACACGCGAATATAAATTACAAGGGTTTCCGTTTGTTACGTCGTACCAAAAATAAATATCACCGATAAAAGAACATGCATCATTTGCAAGATGTTTTAAAAACATCGTATGCTTCACATAGCCATAGAAGTTGTTTTAATTACCTGTAATCCACTCTCGTTTTTGTCTGCAATTGTCAGTTTGAGTATGAATTGGAGATTTGAAACAACATTTACCTATAAAAAAAGTAACATGCTTTAAACACCAAGTGCACAGGTAAACATATGTTTTCAAGAAAAGGAGTACTCGAAATTAAAAGTGACTTTTGAAAAAGAAACATATGAAAGCGACATAAACCTACTCATGTATGTATTAGTAAACTGAAATAATGCTTTGTTAACGTTTTGTTCATATGCTTAAACAAAACGGAAAGAATTGTCCATACGATATCTTTCAACAGTATACACTCTTTAGTCCAGCAATGCCCATCGTTGAATCACATTGTATCCATGTCTTCCTTTCATTTACAACTATTAATTACTTACATGGCAGCATTAGTATGGCAATATGAACCCATACATCTTCAATAAAACAGTACAGTTCAACATACCTCATCCGTTACAGCGGGGTCAAGATTTTCGTTATCCCTATCAGCACGTACCTGAGAAAAATGACCCGATGCTGTTATTATACACGTTATCCATCAGCTGAACATGTCATTTCCGTATTAATAAATTTACTACACATAGTATATACATTATAGTTCAAGGCGATGGACTGTTCAGACAAACCATAACAAATGAAGACACTTTCAAGTGACCATGTACAATGCCCATCGCATGTATAGACTTGATACACTGCTGACACTCTCTGGAGGTGTGCTGGAACAACCTCCTCTGTATGGCTGGGTCGTTTTGGGGTTGTCTCAGTAAGAGCCAACGTAAATTCCGAAATCCACTCTCCAGTGTGACGACGAACTTGCCCGGAGCTTCTGATGAACATCCAAGAATGCGTACAAGTCTTCCACAGGTTCCTCTAGACATCTGCCTGGAATAGCAGAAACCAATTTACTTTCTTGTTTCagaaataacatgtttaatacTAATGGGGTAGCATGGCAATATTGAGCATTAAATGGAATCAACATTTTATTGCTCAACAAACTTCAAACTTGAAAATAGTTTGTAACCATGTGTGTCTACAACGCAGGCGGTAAGCGTTAGCACTTGTCAAAACATATGATTTACTACATTTATCAGCTACTAagctatataaataataattagatTCATGTATACTAAGATTTATAGTGGTATTTGTGGAAATCATGAACAGACCGCTGCTCCGGACGGTCGTTAGTTCGGACATTTAAAACTAAGGTTTAAaaaccgaatattcgaatatattcgaagaATTaaaaacgaatattcgaatatcattttcagtGTACGTTCCAtccttaaaatatttaatgtatatatgtaCCATATAAATAATCTAAATCTAGAACCTTATTTTTGACATTTAGGTAAAAACAATCAGAAGAACATCAAACACAAACGAGAGAATTTGTGAAAAATAATTACCTGAGTAGAACACAATGCTCGAACTCCAGCATGTACTTAGTTTTATCTGACGAATATTCTTCACCTACAAACAGAACTTCATCTCTACCCTGTGTTcctataatataataattgtcgTAAACTATATGTTTTTTAAACAGCAGCATAAGCAGGAGTACTCCAAcggaacattttaaataaaatacagatGGAAAGGATAAATGTTTCGATACGAAACAAATGTCACGCAAATGTCAAACAAGAAATTTCCTGAAAACGACAACAGACGTTGATATTagaattgaaatataatttttgtattaaattaaatacaatggCGCAGATATGATCGGTATTTTGAATGTTCATTATTAAACACTCTTTATTGTTTACAGGCTTAATGTGCTCCATTATAGACCTGatatcatatttatgttattgatAACCTACATATGTGCTCCATTATATACCTGATATCAAATCTATGTTAATGATAACCTACATATGTGCTCCATTTTATACCTGATATCAAATCCCAGATTTGTTCGGTCCCTATTTTGGTGACCAGATttaaggggggagggggggaatcAACACACACGCTCCAAAATAGAGCCACTTTGAGATATTAAAGTTCGATCAGTATTGTGAAAGAACAGATCATGGCATCATTTTTTCAACAGTTATATGTACAGGAGCTTTAGACGTAGACAACCTTGACACGTGCTTATGTTatgcaaattaaatattaattccatacttaatataaatatgttttcacattGAACTTACATGACAATGttttataacacatttataaaTTGACTAACGTCTACTGACGAAGTCGATAAGAAGGTGCAATCATCACTAATATTTATAAaagcatataaaacatttcatatatgGGTTACATACtgaattactttattaaatatattatatttttaaatataaatgcgCAAATATTTAAAATACGTCGGCGTGTGATTATTTTTCCGTTATACGCGTATTTTAAACGATAGACACTCTTTCTGGATTGTAGTGGTATACATACAAAAAGAGGTGAAAGTTTCCTTTCACCAAAATTAAACAATTTGCGAAATTCAAATCGCAACTACTCTTCCACCTGCATACTTTcttcaagaaataaaaaaagagaaatattCGTAGAAAATCAGCTCCGTCGAAAACCATAATAAGTTTTAAAAAGTTGACCCGGTTTAGAGCCTCTGGCACTGATGCCATATTCTGTAATTGTGTTATCCCCTATAATATTGGTGCATTACTTTCATTGacttattgtaaaaaatatataaataatacatgaaaTGCAATagcaaataaatatacattaccCTTAATCTGTTTCATTTTCCAGCAATGCACATTATGCTCGTCACTCATCGTGACGCCACAAGAGTTGATTTGGCCAATAAATTCTCCGAAAAATAAATCGGCTACTTCGTAAATCAGACGAATAATATTGTCCTTACACGCTTGATCAATCGGCTTACTGTTAGAGTCGAGTTCGTCGAGCATCAGTGATATCTGCAGACAGGAATCAATGATCCGTTTAGCTTCGTATTCACTTGCGTTTTCAATTACAATTGGTAACATTTTTGTTGCATCTTTATGAATTTTCGCCACTCTTTCTTGAACGAATTTAAGCCTATCATCTTCAAAAGATTTCCTTTCTGATTCTTGCTGAGCGTCTCTTAAGGATTCATAAATTGAGTAAATGATCAAGCCAAGAGGAATAACTGGCAAAACAAGGAACATCGCAGGAAAGAAGATGGGCGATATCCTAAAATACATACTCAATATTGGACCAGCCATCGCACTTAAGGCAGCCTCAACGATGCTGTTGTCTGGAAAATTTAAGTTTTTCAGAACGAACACCGATTCTTTAAGCTTTTTCAAACGACCCCTTTCTTCTGAATATATTGCCGAAACTGTTCGTTCGTACTCTACGCCCATGAGTTGTATTTCCTTTTCTTTTTTAGCAGTAAGCATTTCACAAACTAGTTTGTCGATTTCTTTACTGACTGATGACCAGTTTATGTTCGCTATATAGCGTACAGCAGAGTCGATTGTCTGTAAAGTAATTGCACAAGTTACTTCTTGTACCGATATGCCTTCAAGAATTTGTTGAAGGCTACAACCGAGTTTAACCAATTCTGTTTTCTCCCTCTGTTTTCTCTCCTCTGGAATGTTCTGGATTTCCAAACTTTCTTTCTTCCAGTTATCAACATTATGTTTTATTAGCTTAATGTTCGGTGATAGGTTTGATTCTACAATTGATCTCGAATGTTGAAGCAGACTCATAAGCCACCTAAATTGTAATTAGAGGAACACGTACTCGTTCGTGAATAAATAGAGCAATAGATAAGCCCCGTAAACAATTACTTTAAATGTGCTTGACTCGCGTCGTCAATGACCAGATGTGCATAGATATCCAAAATCTCAAAACAGTAtatctatgtatttattttatagagagaTGTAAAAACTATCCCATCTTATGTTGGTTGTGCACGTTTAACTTAAAAACATAACACAGATTAAAGAAAAAACAGAGTACGTACATCGTGTTTTGTTCCAAATCTGCGCGATATGCCTTCCGGAGGAACATCTGCATGCATCTGTACATATCTTCTTGGTGAGTAAAATTTTGCTTCGATATCTCAGTGTTGATCTTTAAACAATACATAtcagaaataaaaaaatgcatcaataACGGTGTCTTACTTAACCAAACACATTactaaaccattcaaataaatgATACGTTTTCAGTTAAATTAAGCAGTTTTAATAATCCATGCGCTTACTTCTTGTTTTAATGTAATACGtataatctttatttattttttaaatatgaaacataATTAACTATTGAATTGTATCGTGTTGACTATAGAGCCGGCATAAAAAAATTCGGACACTTGAGTCACTGCAGAATACCTTTTCACTTTCAACAGGAATCACATGAGCACTTGAAACGTTCAACCAATTACATTCTCGCGTTAGTTTTTCTAGCACTTCATTTCGTAGCCCATTCTTCCATGGGTCATCCTCTTTTGTATAGTGGTCAGCTTTGTTGGCTATAAAAAGCATACTGTCGCCATCCGTGATTTTTCCAATGCAGGCATCTCTTTCTCGCATTTTAGATAAAACGCGCTTTAtctaaagaaaataattttagaCTCATTATTTTGCTGATTATTGATCGACTCAAACTTTCATAAATATCGTACACGAATTATCACTGAGAGACATTGTCAATTTTGTATATCCATCCGAAATttttgaaaacgtatttttaatCACTTGAAATACTAAAAATGGTTTTTTCATCTTATTACGGTTAAAGCGATAAAATCAGATGACCAAACAATCGACGGAAAATTTCTTATATTGTTGTAAAAACTTTGAGTAACTGATGTTATAAGCGAGGAATGCATACACCATTCGCCTTAATGCCGTCGTCGTCTGCCGTGTTCAGTATGATGATTGTAGCATTGCTGTTTTCGTACTCGTCCAATACTTCGCTGATACCGGTGGCATCCTCGTGATTTATCCCGGGGCAGTCGAGGAAGGACACAGATAGTACAGGCGTCTAAACATAAGTCAATATATAATGTATAAGGCTTAGACCAAGTAGCCAAAGAAATACTACGTTTTTGTTAAATTTCGAAAATAATAATCATGACAAACTCCATCTAATAATCCGAATAGTATTCCAAATAGTATTCCAAATAGTATTCCAAATAACCCAATAGTAttctttaagaataaataattatttaaataaatacagtttatattgagaaaaaataacagtttgaaaatcagtatacattatatataaatatgttattatttttaaaaacactGAGCATTACACAATCAACAAATATCTGTACTTCAGCATTCAGCGAAGTGGAACCGTCTTCCTCCTCCGTATTAGATGGTGGAAACGGTTGCTTGACAATGGTCTGACTATCGGCATCAGTTGACAAGGATCCTATGGCAGAGTCTACTGAACCTTTCATCAGTACCTTGGGTTCAGTAGGAGGGCTTGTGGCAGAGTCTACTGAACCTTTCATCAGTACCTTGGGTTCAGTGGGAGGACTTGGAGAGCCTTGGCGCTCTAGTTTAAATGGCTGAAATGAGCAACTCACATTTGTAACTATCTTCATCAGATATAAGGCTcatgtgtattttaatttaaagctATGATTTATTAGCAgcaattttaatgcatttgtgtctTATACCATCAGCTCATCTTATATAAATTCATCCATCAAAACAACAATTGCTAAAATTTctacatgtttattaataaaGTCGGAATTATTGTTAGCTATTTATCAGTAGGTCCGTTATCACAAATGGGGCCAACAGACATAATTAGACTTAGCGATACGATGTAAATGTATGCTCACTCTTGCAAGGTTCCCTTTAATTTCCCATTTACAATGTTTAGGCTTGATGTGACTGAAGAGGtcgaacaacaacaaaaatgcacGTACTTGGGGAATCTCTATGACACTGGTTTGTGGGCGTCTTGGTCTAGATTTGACATTAAGTAACATCTTCtacaaaagaaaataaaacacatgATTAATACGTCTGCTCGTGTTAATCCGAAGTATACCGTCAGTaaagtttaaaaaacaataaaaactaataCAACTTCTATCAATACAATGTAAAATGCTTATGCTTTTTAGTACGTACGTCAACAGCTGGTATAGGCCAATGTATGATTACTCTCCGCAAGTCCTTATC
This sequence is a window from Dreissena polymorpha isolate Duluth1 chromosome 16, UMN_Dpol_1.0, whole genome shotgun sequence. Protein-coding genes within it:
- the LOC127862079 gene encoding uncharacterized protein LOC127862079 isoform X1, whose protein sequence is MDFEHPVMFIIMDIILMPIEEPLGWQELYNILVKTEKLYEKVINKFKRNDGREGYSGGKETEGEAQPDFLPPVALGILQARLNSEQRKRNAAFTECGTEADVGESHMSVLSMLETRLRSIQRRHITVLVIGEYNAGKSTFLNILLGGRYLPVDRGKVTMLVCDVRHCTDRRAELIIANDRNTKLESESVPLSTDVNSDGWETVRNSIKTKKYGDKDLRRVIIHWPIPAVDKMLLNVKSRPRRPQTSVIEIPQVRAFLLLFDLFSHIKPKHCKWEIKGNLARPFKLERQGSPSPPTEPKVLMKGSVDSATSPPTEPKVLMKGSVDSAIGSLSTDADSQTIVKQPFPPSNTEEEDGSTSLNAETPVLSVSFLDCPGINHEDATGISEVLDEYENSNATIIILNTADDDGIKANGIKRVLSKMRERDACIGKITDGDSMLFIANKADHYTKEDDPWKNGLRNEVLEKLTRECNWLNVSSAHVIPVESEKINTEISKQNFTHQEDMYRCMQMFLRKAYRADLEQNTMWLMSLLQHSRSIVESNLSPNIKLIKHNVDNWKKESLEIQNIPEERKQREKTELVKLGCSLQQILEGISVQEVTCAITLQTIDSAVRYIANINWSSVSKEIDKLVCEMLTAKKEKEIQLMGVEYERTVSAIYSEERGRLKKLKESVFVLKNLNFPDNSIVEAALSAMAGPILSMYFRISPIFFPAMFLVLPVIPLGLIIYSIYESLRDAQQESERKSFEDDRLKFVQERVAKIHKDATKMLPIVIENASEYEAKRIIDSCLQISLMLDELDSNSKPIDQACKDNIIRLIYEVADLFFGEFIGQINSCGVTMSDEHNVHCWKMKQIKGTQGRDEVLFVGEEYSSDKTKYMLEFEHCVLLRQMSRGTCGRLVRILGCSSEAPGKFVVTLESGFRNLRWLLLRQPQNDPAIQRRLFQHTSRECQQCIKSIHAMGIVHGHLKVSSFVMVRADRDNENLDPAVTDEVNVVSNLQFILKLTIADKNESGLQETIDDHFVAPEVKLDSSRTTTASDVYSLGVICVYLWHGVREDLFGQRNMAVFSKRPIDCVEADEFITKCLEPNPRDRRKLSKK
- the LOC127862079 gene encoding uncharacterized protein LOC127862079 isoform X5 — encoded protein: MDFEHPVMFIIMDIILMPIEEPLGWQELYNILVKTEKLYEKVINKFKRNDGREGYSGGKETEGEAQPDFLPPVALGILQARLNSEQRKRNAAFTECGTEADVGESHMSVLSMLETRLRSIQRRHITVLVIGEYNAGKSTFLNILLGGRYLPVDRGKVTMLVCDVRHCTDRRAELIIANDRNTKLESESVPLSTDVNSDGWETVRNSIKTKKYGDKDLRRVIIHWPIPAVDKMLLNVKSRPRRPQTSVIEIPQPFKLERQGSPSPPTEPKVLMKGSVDSATSPPTEPKVLMKGSVDSAIGSLSTDADSQTIVKQPFPPSNTEEEDGSTSLNAETPVLSVSFLDCPGINHEDATGISEVLDEYENSNATIIILNTADDDGIKANGIKRVLSKMRERDACIGKITDGDSMLFIANKADHYTKEDDPWKNGLRNEVLEKLTRECNWLNVSSAHVIPVESEKINTEISKQNFTHQEDMYRCMQMFLRKAYRADLEQNTMWLMSLLQHSRSIVESNLSPNIKLIKHNVDNWKKESLEIQNIPEERKQREKTELVKLGCSLQQILEGISVQEVTCAITLQTIDSAVRYIANINWSSVSKEIDKLVCEMLTAKKEKEIQLMGVEYERTVSAIYSEERGRLKKLKESVFVLKNLNFPDNSIVEAALSAMAGPILSMYFRISPIFFPAMFLVLPVIPLGLIIYSIYESLRDAQQESERKSFEDDRLKFVQERVAKIHKDATKMLPIVIENASEYEAKRIIDSCLQISLMLDELDSNSKPIDQACKDNIIRLIYEVADLFFGEFIGQINSCGVTMSDEHNVHCWKMKQIKGTQGRDEVLFVGEEYSSDKTKYMLEFEHCVLLRQMSRGTCGRLVRILGCSSEAPGKFVVTLESGFRNLRWLLLRQPQNDPAIQRRLFQHTSRECQQCIKSIHAMGIVHGHLKVSSFVMVRADRDNENLDPAVTDEVNVVSNLQFILKLTIADKNESGLQETIDDHFVAPEVKLDSSRTTTASDVYSLGVICVYLWHGVREDLFGQRNMAVFSKRPIDCVEADEFITKCLEPNPRDRRKLSKK